In a genomic window of Acidisoma sp. PAMC 29798:
- a CDS encoding sugar phosphate isomerase/epimerase family protein: protein MPFATRINSFASHSQLFWPDLVGKPTPIQMVQRAATVDGLTVLDLNFPDHFLGTQPAELARQIRGEGLDISGLAMRYYSVREFALGAFTNPDPVVRRKAIDLTKRGADAAAACDAPMLTLWLGQDGFDYAFQMDYARAWEMEIDGIREVADHNPSVSISLEYKPNEPRSFSLLPNAATTLLAIDEVNRPNLGVTLDLAHVLYAEEQPAYAAALVARRSKLLGLHLNDAYAKRDDGLMVGAVHSVQTIELLRQIKRDGYSGALYFDTFPDITGLDPVKECETNIRTVRRMIEIVDRLDESNGLTDAIDRQDSVGSQGILQRIMLGGG, encoded by the coding sequence TTGCCTTTCGCAACTCGGATAAACTCATTTGCGTCGCATTCCCAGCTTTTCTGGCCTGACCTCGTTGGTAAACCCACGCCGATCCAGATGGTCCAGCGCGCAGCGACGGTTGACGGCCTCACGGTGCTCGATCTCAACTTTCCCGACCATTTTTTGGGCACCCAGCCAGCGGAACTCGCTCGCCAGATCCGCGGCGAAGGGCTCGACATCAGCGGCCTCGCGATGCGCTATTATAGCGTCCGCGAATTCGCTCTCGGCGCGTTCACAAACCCTGATCCTGTTGTGCGCCGCAAGGCGATCGACCTCACCAAGCGCGGCGCAGATGCCGCAGCCGCCTGTGATGCACCGATGCTCACTCTCTGGCTCGGCCAGGACGGCTTCGACTACGCCTTCCAGATGGATTATGCGCGCGCCTGGGAGATGGAGATCGACGGCATTCGTGAGGTAGCGGACCATAATCCCAGCGTCTCCATCAGCTTGGAATACAAGCCCAACGAACCACGCTCATTCAGCCTTCTGCCAAATGCCGCAACGACTCTGCTGGCGATCGATGAGGTCAACCGACCGAATCTGGGGGTAACCCTGGACTTGGCCCATGTGCTCTATGCCGAGGAACAGCCCGCCTATGCTGCGGCCCTCGTCGCGCGCCGCAGCAAGTTGCTCGGCCTCCATCTGAACGACGCTTATGCGAAGCGTGACGACGGTCTCATGGTCGGTGCCGTGCACTCCGTTCAGACGATTGAACTTCTTCGCCAGATCAAGCGCGACGGCTATTCCGGTGCGCTCTATTTCGACACCTTCCCAGACATCACCGGCCTCGATCCGGTCAAGGAATGTGAAACCAATATCCGGACGGTGCGCCGGATGATCGAGATCGTCGATCGTCTCGACGAGAGCAACGGCCTGACCGACGCTATTGATCGTCAGGACTCGGTTGGCTCCCAGGGTATCCTGCAACGGATCATGCTGGGTGGCGGCTGA
- a CDS encoding sugar ABC transporter substrate-binding protein, whose protein sequence is MKKLLLAATMLLLPVVAFAQDLPPLNPDTDASRINWFDLQKLGPVPDAKGQHYGVVLKTLTNPYWRQLAEGYRAGAKQDGSRVTVQAAQGESDQIGQLSIMENMIDGGYKGLLISPQTDANLQPAIDEATKAGVAVVDVDDAVVSSIGHFVGNVQRDNGVRAAKWMIAHHPEGGKVAVVEGQAGVFAAIQRTAGFSDTIKSAKGFTLVASVPGNWDRQQSYDAATTILQQHPDLIGIYCNNDTMALGVVEAVKAANLLGKVRVIGTDGTSDAYTSIKAGELTGTVDSFPKLTGVIALEVIERLVAGQTVPRVVATPQALVTQENMARYTGDLASQEAALKQDATSQQ, encoded by the coding sequence ATGAAAAAACTACTTCTCGCAGCCACTATGCTGCTGCTCCCCGTGGTTGCTTTTGCTCAGGATCTGCCTCCGCTTAATCCGGATACAGATGCCAGTCGCATCAATTGGTTCGACCTCCAGAAGCTCGGCCCAGTGCCGGACGCAAAAGGTCAGCATTACGGGGTCGTTCTAAAGACGCTCACAAACCCCTACTGGCGCCAACTCGCAGAGGGCTATCGCGCGGGTGCCAAGCAAGACGGCAGCCGCGTGACGGTGCAGGCTGCCCAGGGCGAGAGCGATCAGATCGGTCAGCTCTCGATCATGGAGAATATGATCGACGGCGGATACAAGGGGCTGCTGATCTCACCGCAGACAGACGCCAATCTTCAACCGGCCATCGACGAGGCGACGAAGGCGGGTGTCGCCGTGGTGGACGTCGATGACGCGGTGGTGTCTTCGATCGGCCACTTCGTCGGCAATGTTCAGCGTGACAATGGCGTCCGCGCGGCGAAATGGATGATTGCCCATCATCCTGAGGGCGGTAAGGTCGCTGTGGTCGAAGGCCAGGCCGGCGTTTTTGCTGCTATCCAGCGCACCGCCGGTTTCAGCGACACCATCAAGAGCGCCAAAGGCTTTACCTTGGTCGCCAGCGTTCCCGGCAACTGGGACCGCCAGCAGTCCTATGATGCCGCGACAACCATCTTGCAGCAGCATCCGGACCTCATCGGCATCTATTGTAACAATGACACCATGGCCCTTGGTGTGGTGGAAGCGGTGAAAGCCGCCAATCTGCTTGGTAAGGTGAGGGTCATCGGCACGGACGGCACGAGCGACGCCTATACCTCGATCAAGGCAGGCGAGTTGACCGGCACAGTGGATAGCTTCCCCAAGCTCACGGGCGTTATCGCGCTTGAGGTCATTGAACGCCTCGTCGCTGGGCAGACGGTGCCGCGCGTGGTCGCCACACCGCAGGCCTTGGTGACGCAGGAAAACATGGCTCGCTACACCGGGGATCTTGCGTCTCAGGAAGCGGCTCTGAAGCAAGACGCGACCAGCCAGCAGTGA
- a CDS encoding sugar ABC transporter ATP-binding protein translates to MPDRPRLALQDISKTYGAFAALSGVSMTVGAGEVHALLGENGAGKSTLLKILAGILAPSAGTISVDGTALVGHSMANARRSGIAMIHQELQQVPELTVAQNMFLGRPITRSGIALAREKMRRRAAESLSRLDNAIDPDAKISTLRVAQRQIVEIARALLFEARIIAMDEPTSSLMPAEVEKLGEIIRQLAASGVAVIYVSHKLDEVRRFCHRGTVLRDGKLVGALDLAETTEKQIVSMMVGRDLTVETHPTARTNDVALEARGLTWKGRVRDVSFTLHKGEILGFAGLMGAGRTEVLHLLAGLQKPQAGEILVDGRAVRFRSVRDAVRCGIGLLPEERKKEGIIPLRSALANVGITSLPSYSPSGLISGGRLRRDVISIFRSLQLRPFEPDKPVRLFSGGNQQKVVIARWLLAGVQVLLLDEPTRGVDVGAKGEIYRVIRDLASDGHAIIVVSSELPEILHISDRVLVMRNGRAVADLDREAMSEETIMQYAARDARVEETV, encoded by the coding sequence ATGCCGGACAGGCCGCGGCTCGCTCTGCAGGACATCAGCAAAACCTACGGGGCGTTTGCGGCTTTGTCCGGCGTGTCAATGACGGTCGGTGCCGGTGAGGTGCATGCCCTGCTGGGGGAGAACGGCGCCGGTAAATCGACGCTGCTGAAGATTCTGGCAGGCATCCTGGCGCCCAGCGCGGGTACGATCTCGGTCGATGGAACGGCTCTCGTCGGGCATTCGATGGCGAATGCCCGACGTTCCGGGATCGCCATGATCCATCAGGAGTTGCAGCAGGTACCTGAACTGACCGTCGCCCAAAATATGTTTCTTGGTCGGCCCATCACGCGGTCGGGGATTGCGCTGGCGCGGGAGAAAATGCGTCGGCGGGCGGCGGAAAGTCTCTCTCGGCTCGATAACGCCATCGACCCGGATGCCAAGATCTCGACGCTGCGCGTTGCGCAAAGGCAGATCGTCGAAATTGCGCGCGCCCTGCTTTTCGAAGCGCGCATCATCGCGATGGATGAGCCGACCTCAAGCCTCATGCCTGCGGAGGTGGAGAAGCTGGGTGAGATCATCCGACAACTCGCCGCGTCCGGCGTCGCGGTGATCTACGTCTCTCACAAGCTCGATGAGGTTCGGCGCTTCTGCCATCGCGGCACTGTCTTGCGGGACGGCAAGCTCGTCGGCGCGCTCGATCTGGCTGAAACGACCGAGAAGCAGATCGTCTCCATGATGGTCGGGCGTGACTTGACCGTGGAAACCCACCCCACCGCGAGGACGAACGACGTCGCTTTGGAAGCGCGGGGGCTGACGTGGAAGGGCCGCGTGCGGGATGTCTCTTTCACGCTCCACAAAGGGGAGATCCTCGGCTTCGCCGGGCTGATGGGTGCCGGACGCACGGAGGTCCTGCATCTGCTCGCGGGATTGCAAAAGCCGCAGGCTGGAGAGATCCTGGTGGACGGGCGCGCGGTTCGCTTTCGCTCCGTGCGCGATGCCGTTCGTTGTGGCATCGGACTGCTACCGGAGGAGCGCAAGAAGGAAGGTATCATACCGCTTCGTTCCGCATTGGCGAATGTCGGCATCACCTCTCTGCCGAGCTACAGCCCGTCGGGGCTCATCAGTGGCGGCCGTTTACGCCGCGACGTCATTTCCATCTTCCGGTCGTTGCAACTGCGCCCCTTTGAGCCGGACAAGCCGGTGCGGCTTTTTAGCGGTGGCAACCAGCAGAAGGTCGTCATCGCGCGGTGGCTGCTCGCCGGAGTGCAGGTGCTCCTGCTCGATGAGCCGACCCGAGGCGTCGATGTTGGCGCCAAGGGAGAAATCTACCGCGTCATTCGTGATCTTGCATCGGATGGTCATGCGATCATCGTGGTCTCATCGGAACTGCCGGAAATTCTTCATATCAGCGACCGTGTGCTGGTCATGCGCAACGGGCGTGCCGTGGCGGATCTCGATCGCGAGGCGATGAGTGAGGAAACCATCATGCAATACGCGGCGCGCGACGCCCGTGTTGAGGAGACTGTCTAA
- a CDS encoding ABC transporter permease, which yields MANQATRSVSEPKRHRVVVFNLRDAGTLFGLVAIAVVFSILAPDFLMPHNLINILQQSSINACVAIGMTLVIISGGIDLSVGPTAALSAVLTAMLLTAGVPLPISLLAGLCVGLFCGFVNGALIAFAGLQPFIVTLGTLSLYRALALIFTGGNPILGLPNGFRHVLNSDIGIVPVPVIIVAVLAVIGWLILRKAPLGEYILAVGGNEEAARVAGVPIARTKIITYMLSGALAFIAGIILIGRLGAAEPVLGNLWELDAIAASAIGGASLMGGKGSIVGTLLGALVLGAMRNGLTLMDVQAFYQLLATGIIIIAAMLVDRFTRGRV from the coding sequence ATGGCGAACCAAGCAACACGGTCCGTGTCGGAACCGAAGCGTCATCGCGTGGTCGTGTTTAATCTACGTGACGCGGGAACGCTGTTCGGCCTCGTGGCGATCGCTGTGGTCTTTTCGATACTGGCACCCGACTTTCTGATGCCGCACAACCTGATCAACATCTTGCAGCAGTCGAGCATCAACGCCTGCGTCGCCATCGGCATGACGCTCGTCATCATCTCGGGTGGCATCGATCTTTCCGTGGGGCCCACAGCGGCGCTCTCAGCCGTGCTGACAGCGATGCTGCTGACAGCAGGTGTCCCGCTGCCGATCAGCTTGCTTGCCGGGCTCTGCGTCGGCCTTTTCTGTGGCTTCGTGAATGGCGCGCTGATCGCCTTCGCAGGCCTGCAACCCTTCATCGTCACACTCGGAACGCTGAGCCTCTATCGGGCACTCGCACTCATCTTCACAGGCGGAAACCCGATCCTCGGGCTCCCGAACGGATTCCGTCATGTACTTAACTCGGACATTGGAATCGTGCCAGTTCCAGTCATCATCGTGGCGGTGCTCGCCGTCATCGGCTGGCTGATCCTGCGCAAGGCACCGCTGGGTGAATACATTCTGGCGGTCGGTGGCAACGAGGAGGCGGCCCGCGTCGCCGGCGTGCCCATCGCCCGCACCAAGATCATCACCTACATGCTCTCAGGCGCGCTGGCCTTCATCGCCGGTATCATCCTCATCGGCCGGCTCGGCGCCGCTGAGCCCGTGCTCGGCAACCTTTGGGAGCTCGATGCCATCGCAGCCTCCGCCATCGGCGGGGCCTCGCTGATGGGTGGCAAAGGGAGTATCGTCGGCACCCTGCTTGGGGCGCTGGTGCTCGGGGCGATGCGAAACGGGCTCACCCTGATGGACGTCCAGGCCTTCTATCAACTTCTGGCGACAGGCATCATCATCATTGCCGCCATGTTGGTTGATCGCTTCACCCGGGGGCGCGTGTGA
- a CDS encoding MurR/RpiR family transcriptional regulator, protein MSETPAEHSTVGARLRLMRPMLTPLECRILDIAFEESFDGTTALSHIADQAGVSEAMVVKTAKKLGFAGFRDLREQVSAYNAQPSAALHKEISPEDTQADIIRKVFNTATQALQETLAIIDMDVFAKVVDSIFHAPRRDLYGIGGSAQIARDVAHKFLRIGLRSMVHDDAHMMLMSASVLEPGDVVMAFSHSGRTTTVIDGVKEAKRRGATTIAISNYTHSPLVDSVDLVLCSTARGSPLLGENAAARVAQLTIMDAVFAAIAAKDYDNAERNLERTSAAVAAKRER, encoded by the coding sequence GTGAGCGAGACGCCGGCCGAACACTCCACGGTTGGTGCCCGGCTTCGTTTGATGCGACCCATGCTGACCCCATTGGAATGCCGTATTCTGGATATCGCCTTCGAGGAGAGCTTCGATGGCACGACGGCGCTGAGCCATATTGCGGATCAGGCCGGCGTCTCGGAAGCCATGGTGGTCAAGACCGCCAAAAAGCTCGGCTTCGCAGGTTTCCGGGATTTGAGGGAGCAGGTCAGCGCCTATAATGCGCAGCCGAGCGCGGCCCTTCACAAGGAAATCTCGCCCGAGGATACGCAGGCAGATATTATACGCAAGGTCTTCAACACCGCCACTCAGGCGTTGCAGGAAACGCTGGCGATCATCGACATGGACGTCTTCGCAAAGGTCGTCGACAGCATTTTCCACGCGCCACGCCGTGATCTCTATGGCATCGGTGGTTCGGCGCAAATCGCCCGGGACGTTGCGCATAAGTTCTTGCGCATAGGTTTGCGCAGCATGGTCCATGACGACGCGCATATGATGTTGATGTCCGCATCGGTGCTGGAACCAGGCGATGTCGTCATGGCGTTTTCACATTCGGGCCGCACCACAACGGTGATCGACGGCGTGAAGGAGGCAAAGCGTCGGGGCGCCACCACCATAGCCATTTCGAACTACACGCATTCACCCCTGGTTGACTCCGTCGACCTCGTCTTGTGTTCAACGGCGCGCGGCTCTCCCTTGCTGGGAGAGAATGCCGCGGCGCGTGTCGCGCAATTGACGATCATGGACGCCGTGTTCGCGGCTATTGCGGCCAAGGATTACGATAACGCCGAGCGCAATCTCGAACGTACATCAGCGGCAGTTGCTGCCAAACGTGAACGGTAA
- a CDS encoding PfkB family carbohydrate kinase, with the protein MGTEVLVVGSLHFDILVTSERLPRIGETFAGNAWMTKCGGKGGNQAIEAARHGAATAMVGCIGNDEFGRPLLDNLKASRVDTSFVRRMDAGSGMSVAISDAEGDYGAVIVTGSNALVGKEEIAGATDSLSAQSILVLQNEVPEHANIVAARAARSRGARVVINAAPARAMSAGLLELIDILIVNAVEAEMLGGGKVEDIASAALAAKLLTATVPVVIVTAGRHGLAFCSTDGAATIAAHKVDLVSTHGAGDAFVGALAAQLARGASLAQAAVYGNAAAAVLVATLEGERRDLSHRETEALLRPA; encoded by the coding sequence ATGGGCACCGAAGTACTTGTCGTCGGCAGTCTGCACTTTGACATCCTCGTCACCAGCGAGCGGCTGCCGCGTATCGGTGAGACATTTGCCGGAAATGCCTGGATGACTAAATGCGGCGGCAAGGGTGGCAACCAGGCCATTGAAGCGGCGCGACACGGCGCCGCCACTGCCATGGTGGGTTGCATCGGCAATGATGAATTTGGCCGCCCTCTGTTGGACAATCTCAAAGCCTCACGCGTCGACACAAGTTTTGTGCGACGTATGGATGCAGGCTCGGGAATGAGCGTCGCGATCAGCGATGCCGAGGGTGATTACGGCGCCGTCATCGTCACCGGCAGCAATGCACTGGTCGGGAAGGAAGAGATTGCCGGAGCAACCGACTCACTTTCTGCGCAGAGCATCCTGGTGCTGCAGAACGAGGTGCCCGAGCATGCTAACATTGTGGCCGCTCGTGCGGCCCGGAGCCGTGGTGCTCGGGTCGTCATCAATGCTGCGCCGGCTCGGGCCATGTCTGCCGGCCTACTCGAGCTTATCGACATATTGATCGTCAACGCTGTGGAGGCGGAGATGCTTGGCGGCGGCAAGGTTGAGGATATTGCCTCTGCGGCTCTGGCGGCCAAGCTGCTTACCGCCACTGTCCCGGTCGTTATTGTCACCGCCGGTCGCCACGGTCTCGCCTTCTGTTCAACCGATGGCGCAGCGACTATTGCAGCGCATAAAGTCGACCTCGTAAGCACGCATGGCGCAGGCGATGCCTTCGTAGGCGCCCTCGCGGCGCAGCTGGCTCGTGGTGCGTCGCTGGCACAAGCGGCCGTCTATGGTAACGCCGCTGCCGCGGTTCTGGTCGCCACGCTCGAAGGAGAGCGCCGTGACCTTTCCCATCGAGAGACCGAGGCTCTACTGCGGCCCGCTTAA
- a CDS encoding putative bifunctional diguanylate cyclase/phosphodiesterase, producing MILDRFKDINDLQGHAMGDTVLTTLATRMQGLLQENEFVARIGGDEFAAVVRFNDPSSLHDFVRRLEACLLSPLVVEDLSISVGASFGVAIFPTDADSSEQLVKNSDLAMYRAKADFGRSVCFYEAQMEEVVRSKRAMASDLWKAIERQDFVIAYQVQKSIPTGEAVGCEALLRWQHPERGLIAPDDFIPIAEECGAIIPIGQWVLRQACTDATGWPAALKVAVNISPLQLQDGLPPLIKDILMETGLPAGRLELEITESTIIADKLRSLEILWKVKRLGVTIALDDFGTGYSSLDTLKSFPFDKIKLDRIFMLELPNSLQAKAVVRAILALGHALSMPVLAEGVETEAQLSLLRFEGCDEAQGFLLGRPTIGSISQSLS from the coding sequence CTGATCCTAGATCGTTTTAAAGATATTAACGATCTTCAAGGCCACGCCATGGGCGATACGGTGCTGACAACTCTTGCCACCCGGATGCAAGGCCTTCTGCAGGAAAATGAATTCGTTGCCCGGATTGGCGGGGATGAATTCGCTGCAGTAGTCCGCTTTAACGACCCGTCATCGCTCCATGATTTTGTTAGGCGTTTGGAAGCCTGCCTCCTTTCTCCGCTTGTCGTAGAAGACCTCAGTATTAGCGTGGGAGCAAGCTTTGGTGTTGCCATATTCCCTACTGATGCGGACTCGTCGGAACAGCTTGTAAAGAATTCGGACTTGGCCATGTATCGCGCCAAAGCAGACTTCGGGCGATCCGTCTGTTTCTATGAAGCCCAGATGGAGGAAGTAGTTCGTTCCAAGCGGGCCATGGCAAGCGATCTGTGGAAGGCCATCGAGCGGCAGGATTTTGTGATTGCATATCAGGTCCAGAAATCAATCCCGACCGGTGAGGCGGTCGGGTGCGAGGCTTTACTGCGTTGGCAACATCCCGAGCGAGGATTGATCGCGCCCGATGATTTCATTCCGATCGCCGAGGAATGCGGTGCTATCATACCCATTGGTCAGTGGGTTTTGCGGCAGGCTTGCACGGATGCAACTGGCTGGCCGGCAGCGCTGAAGGTTGCGGTCAACATATCCCCTCTCCAGCTGCAAGACGGCTTACCGCCACTGATAAAGGATATTTTGATGGAGACCGGGCTGCCGGCCGGTCGGCTTGAATTAGAGATCACTGAGTCAACGATCATTGCTGACAAACTCCGGAGTTTGGAAATCTTATGGAAGGTCAAGAGGCTTGGTGTGACGATTGCTCTCGATGACTTTGGCACCGGTTACTCCTCCTTGGATACCTTGAAATCTTTTCCCTTCGACAAAATCAAGCTCGACCGCATTTTTATGCTGGAGTTGCCAAATAGTCTTCAGGCGAAGGCGGTCGTTCGGGCCATCCTCGCGCTCGGCCATGCTCTCTCGATGCCGGTACTCGCGGAAGGGGTTGAAACGGAAGCTCAGCTGTCTCTGTTACGCTTCGAGGGTTGCGACGAAGCCCAAGGATTTCTGCTCGGCCGCCCCACGATTGGGAGTATTTCTCAGAGTCTGAGCTAA
- a CDS encoding IS5 family transposase (programmed frameshift) → MSDLIWLSEAQMRRIEPHFPQSHGVPRVDDRRVISGIVFVIRNGLRWRDAPKDYGPHKTIYNRFIRWSRLGVFNRIFAALAAKGGKPDRLMIDATHLKAHRTAASLLKKGLFPRRIGRTKGGLNSKLHAVCDGQGRPLVMLLSEGQMSDYKGAALMMDALPKAKVLLGDRGYDADWFRQALTTRGITPCIPSKANRKIQIPHDRTLYRQRHRIENMFGRFKDWRRIHTRYDRCAHTFMSAICIAAAVIFWL, encoded by the exons ATGAGTGATCTGATCTGGTTGTCCGAGGCGCAGATGCGTCGGATAGAGCCGCATTTTCCGCAATCGCATGGCGTGCCGCGGGTCGATGACCGACGCGTGATCAGCGGCATAGTCTTCGTGATCCGCAATGGCCTACGCTGGCGCGACGCTCCGAAGGACTACGGCCCTCACAAGACAATCTATAACCGGTTCATCCGCTGGAGCCGCCTCGGCGTCTTCAACCGCATCTTCGCGGCGCTGGCGGCCAAGGGGGGCAAGCCTGATCGGTTGATGATCGATGCCACCCATCTGAAGGCGCATCGGACGGCTGCCAGTCTTTTAAAAAAGGGCCTGT TTCCCCGACGTATCGGGCGCACCAAAGGCGGCCTGAACTCAAAACTTCACGCTGTCTGCGACGGCCAAGGACGGCCGCTGGTCATGCTGCTCAGCGAAGGCCAAATGAGCGATTACAAGGGCGCGGCGCTGATGATGGACGCGCTCCCCAAGGCCAAAGTCTTATTGGGCGATAGAGGTTACGATGCCGACTGGTTCCGCCAAGCCCTGACAACACGCGGCATCACGCCGTGCATCCCGTCCAAAGCCAACCGCAAAATCCAGATCCCGCACGACCGAACCCTCTATCGCCAGCGTCATCGTATCGAGAACATGTTCGGCAGGTTCAAGGATTGGCGGCGCATCCACACTCGCTACGATCGCTGCGCCCACACCTTCATGTCGGCGATCTGCATCGCCGCCGCCGTCATCTTCTGGCTCTGA
- a CDS encoding PAS-domain containing protein, with protein MSSSADRPGLGNSNDDTGLSAEQFQMLVDGVIEYSIYMLSSQGLVSSWNNGAKRIKGYDSAEIVGQHFSRFFTPEDQLAGKPNDALATATAVGRFEAEGIRVRKDGSHFWAHVVMDAITDDDRNIIGFAKITRDITRQKEDADRIQNVTRTLNLALANIVQGLCLFDAAGNLMISNQQTNEIFGVGANATLPGTPFSDLIATLVARSSQPDELSAQTEAQHIVRRHQDLIRRGERRTVLENVRSSRTVSIMHRGLADGGWLTTFEDVTERRRAELKIAHMAHHDGLTGLPNRLNFNEYLKEELRKADRGQQQVGIICIDLGSGLIDQSQKMTAAAMQIADMKVWAQRS; from the coding sequence ATGAGCAGCTCTGCTGATAGACCCGGTCTGGGCAATTCAAACGACGACACAGGGCTAAGTGCAGAGCAATTCCAGATGCTTGTTGATGGCGTAATAGAATACTCCATTTATATGCTCTCTTCACAAGGCCTGGTGTCAAGTTGGAACAATGGTGCCAAGCGCATTAAGGGCTATGACAGCGCTGAGATTGTAGGCCAGCATTTTTCACGCTTCTTCACGCCTGAGGACCAACTTGCCGGCAAACCTAACGACGCCCTTGCCACTGCGACTGCGGTCGGTCGCTTCGAAGCCGAAGGTATTCGCGTCCGCAAAGATGGTTCTCACTTCTGGGCTCATGTCGTCATGGACGCCATCACCGATGACGACCGTAATATTATCGGATTTGCCAAGATCACTCGCGATATCACCCGCCAGAAGGAAGACGCAGACCGAATTCAGAATGTCACCCGGACGCTGAACCTCGCTCTTGCTAATATTGTGCAGGGTCTCTGCCTTTTCGATGCGGCGGGAAATCTCATGATCTCCAATCAGCAGACGAACGAGATATTCGGCGTCGGCGCAAATGCTACATTACCTGGAACTCCATTTTCCGATTTGATTGCGACTTTAGTAGCTAGAAGTTCTCAGCCTGACGAGCTCTCCGCTCAGACTGAGGCGCAGCACATCGTGAGGCGGCATCAAGATCTGATCCGTCGAGGCGAACGTCGGACGGTGCTGGAAAATGTCCGATCAAGTAGAACCGTATCTATTATGCATCGCGGGCTGGCTGACGGTGGTTGGTTAACAACCTTCGAGGATGTGACCGAGCGACGGCGTGCGGAGCTTAAGATTGCGCACATGGCGCACCACGATGGGCTGACCGGGCTGCCAAACCGCCTCAATTTCAACGAGTACCTAAAAGAGGAGCTGCGGAAAGCTGATCGTGGTCAACAACAAGTGGGCATCATCTGCATTGATTTAGGCTCAGGACTCATTGATCAGAGCCAGAAGATGACGGCGGCGGCGATGCAGATCGCCGACATGAAGGTGTGGGCGCAGCGATCGTAG